The DNA region ATTGGCACTGATGCACGCTGGAGGGTACGTAGGTATGTTAACCGCCTTCTTCGCCGCGTATACCAGTTTCGCCATTGTGACGAACTTCATGAGACCTGGAACCCTGCCGCTCGGACCTGGACTCTTTAAGAAAAAATCTGCTTAAACTCCAAAATAACTATTTTTTATTTTTCCCTATTTTTTAATATGTTTGTTGGCATAATAGCTGTAGTTTCCAAATATTGATATAATGTTAATAGTATAGTTAATCATGGCTGAAGGAACAACAAACGGTGGCGAGGTCCTACCCACGGGAGAGACCTATCACCCAAACATAGAACTCTATAAGCAGGACTATAGGGAATCAATAGAACACCCAGAAGCATTCTGGGAGAAGCACGCACAGATTCTCGACTGGAACAGAAAATGGGATAAGGTTCTGGACGACTCCAACCCGCCTTTTTATAGATGGTTTGTTGGAGGTAAGCTGAATGCTTCCTTTAACGCCCTCGATAGGCATTTACACAGAAACAGGAGAAACAAGGCAGCCTATATATGGGTCGGAGAGAACGGGGAAGAGAAGATAGTAACATACGACGGGCTATACCTGAGGGTCAACAACTTTGCGAAAGCACTGAAAGATCTGGGCGTAAAGAAAGGGGACAAAATAATCATCTACTTGCCGATGCTGATCGAAGCCCCGGTGGCAATGTTGGCCGCAGCCAGGATAGGAGCGGTATTCTCATTTGTATTTGCCGGGTTCGGCGCCGGTGCACTGGCAGAGAGAATCAATGATTCCAAAGCCAAACTTGTGGTGACTGCCGATGGCGCCTTCAGAGGGGGGAAGATCGTGAAGCTGAAGGATATTGTTGATGAAGCCCTGGTTCACTCTTCCACCGTTGAAACTGTTGTCGTTGTGGAGCGGACAAAGCACGGAATCCAGATGCAGGAAGGCAGGGACCTCTGGTGGCATGACATAGTAGGAACCTCCCAGACCTATGTTGAGCCGGAGTGGCTAGACTCCACTGATCCTCTGTACATACTGTATACTTCCGGAACAACTGGAAAACCAAAAGGTGCTGTTCACGGAAATGGCGGATATTCTGTCTGGGTAGCTGATACGCTTAAATGGGCGTTCAACCCGGGCGAGGATGACAGATGGTGGTGCGCTGCTGATATTGGTTGGGTTACCGGGCACAGCTATATTGTCTTTGGGCCTTTGTTCCTTGGGCTTACCTCAATAATGTATGAGGGGGCAATAACGTATCCCGCACCTGACAGGATATGGAACATTATAGAGAAGTACAGGGTCAATCTATTGTATACCTCCCCTACAGCGATCCGAACTCTAATGAGGTACGGTGAGAAGTATCCGGAAAAACATGATCTGAGTTCGCTAAGGATTCTTGGAACCGTTGGAGAACCAATAAACCCCGCTGCTTGGAGATGGTACTATGAAAACATCGGGCACTCAAACAGCCCTATCATCGACACATACTGGCAAACTGAAACCGGTGGATTCATGATCGCCCCGCCGCTTGGACTCGGTTTACCACCCCTGAAACCCGGATCAGCCACATTTCCGATGCCTGGTGTTTCGCCGGTAATACTGGATGAGAAAGGAAACCCAACTCCTGACGGCGAGAAGGGGTACATTGCATATGAAAGACCGTGGCCAGGAATGTTCATGACACTGAATAACGATCCGGAGAGGTTCAAGAAAGTGTATTTTGAGAAATACCCGGGCAAATATTTCTGTGGTGATTACGCAATAAAGGATAAGGACGGATACTACTGGCTGCTCGGAAGGGCTGATGAAGTGTTAAATGTCGCTGGGCACCGCCTGGGAACAATTGAAGTTGAAGATGCTCTTATAGCCTCCAATGAAGTCGCTGAATCTGCCGTATTCGGCCGACCTGATCCGGTCAAGGGAGAGGTGATCGTTGCCTTCGTCGTTGTAAAAGATGAATTCGAGAATGACAGTGACGTCGTGAACAAGGTAAGGCAGCGTATCAGGTCAGATCTTGGCCCAGTATATGTCCCGGAGGAGATACATATTGTAAAGAGCCTGCCAAAGACGAGAAGCGGAAAGATCATGAGAAGGGTTGTCAAGGCAGTGGCCCTTAACCAGTTGCCCGGTGATATCAGTACTCTTGAGAATTCAGCTTCTGTCGAGGAGATCAAATCTGCAATTGAGTTCTTCAGGAAGGAAACTTCCTGAACGATCATATTTTATTTTTAGAGTCAACTATCGACCCGACCACTGGCTTAAGTCCCCACCCTCTAGTTGTAAAAATAAAATGAAAACCGGGTTTTCCGGTTTCAGTATTTCAAAAGTGTGTAAATCAGAGCCTTAGCTGTGTGCATTCTGTTCTCTGCTTCGTCAAAAATCACGCTGTTGATCCCTGACGCCACGGAATCAGTAACTTCAACGCCCCTGTGCGCTGGAAGGCAGTGCATAAAAAGATAGTCTCTCTTTGCATGAGATACCAGTTCGTCGTTGACCTGATATTTCCCAAACAGCTTCTCCTTTTCATTCCTTATTGATTCCTCCCCCATGGAAATCCACACATCAGTGTAAACGATATCAGCGTCATTAACTGCTTCTACGGGAGATTCAACAATCTCGACTTTTGACCCGTTTTCCCTGGCAATCCTTCTGGCTGTTTCTGTTATTTCCTTGTTCGGAGTGTTCGTCTTTGGGCAACCTACGGATATATCCATGCCCAGTAAAGCAGCTCCAAGCAAAAGAGAATTTGAAGTATTGTTTCCATCGCCCACATAAGAAAATTTGAGGTCCCTATACCTTCCCTTTTTCTCAAGAACCGTCATGAAATCAGCCAATATCTGTGTAGGATGCTCCCTGTCGTCAAGTGCATTTATGACCGGGACTCTTGAGTGCCTTGCCAGTTCGAGCACGTTTTCATGCTTGAATGCCCTGTAGGAGATAACGTCCAGATACCTAGATATAACGGAGGCCGTGTCAGCTATGGTTTCTCCGCGCCCGATCTGCATGTCGTTTGGATTCAGGTAAACGGCATGACCTCCAAGCTGCACCATTGCAGTTTCTAGCGAAATGCGCGTACGGGTGCTCGGCTTCTCAAATATCATCCCTAGCACGCGGTTTCTGGTCTCATCAATGGTACGGTACCTGTCTCTCTTCATCCTTATAGCAAGGTCGATTATCTCCTGAAAATCTCTCTCCATATCCAGGACAGATATAATGTCTCTTTTCATGTAATCACTTCAGCAGTTCAGGTATATCATTCGGGTAATTAGCGACTTCGACGCCGGCGGTGTTGAATGCCTTTATCTTTGATTCGGCTGTTCCCACACCTTTCTCTATGATGGCACCTGCATGACCCATCCTTTTGCCTGGCGGTGCGCTGCGTCCTGTTATATAAGCAACGACCTTTTTGGTTATATGACTCTTTATGTATTCTGCAGCCCGTTCCTCGTTGTTTCCTCCTATCTCTCCAACAAGAACGATCTTTCTGGTCTTCTCATCCTCCTCAAACATCTTGAGCACGTCAATAAAAGTGAGACCTACGACCGGGTCGCCTCCCAGCCCTATAACAGTGCTTTCTCCGAACCCACTTCTAGTTATGGCATCCACAATCTCATAGGTCAGTGTACCGCTTCTGGAAGCAACAGCCACATCACCCTCTTTGAAGATCTGGTTAGGCATGATGCCTATCTTGCAGAGAAAAGGGGAAGTGATTCCTGGCCCGTTTGGTCCTATAAGTGTTATCCCTTTGCGCTTTGCCTGCTGGACTATTTCCATGGTATCGTGAAACGGTACGTGTTCCGTAAGAATGTAAACCAGCTTTATTCCATGATCAATGGCTTCCAGGGCTGCATCCTTGACGTAGGGTGCCGCCACAGATATCATAGTCGCATCGGGGGACAGATGCATGGTTTCAGCTACTGTATCGTAAACGTCCACATTCTGGAATTTAGTCCCTCCCTTTCCTGGAGAGGTTCCAGCGACCACCTTGGTGCCAAACTTTACCATCTCCCCAGCATGGAACGACCCCTGGTGTCCCGTGATTCCCTGCACAATGACCCGCGTGTCCTTGTCAACAAGTACCGTCATCTCAATTGCCTCCTGATATCTGAACTACGCGTTCAATTGCTGGCATCATCATGGGGAATGCCTCTATTCCATCCTTTTTAAGTATTGCCCTACCCTCGTTCTCATGCACTCCGCTGAGCCTTACAACTATGGGCTGGGTGATCTTCAACCTGTCCTTGGCTGCCACTATTCCAGTTGCAACCGTGTCACATTTCGTAACACCGCCGAATATGTTCACTAAAATCGCATTGGGCTTCGCCTTGAGAACCAGCTCGAAGGCGTTTACGACAATGTCCACGTTATCTGTGCCACCAAGGTCAAGGAAGTTCCTCGGCTTACCTTTGTGAAGAGTGAGCGCATCCAGCGTGGCCATGGTGAGCCCGGCCCCATTCGCGATTACTCCAATTTTTCCTTCAAGTTCAACGAATGAATATCCTTTGCCCTGTGCTTCGAGTTCCAGCGGGGTTTTCTCTGTATCAATTATGTTTATTTCCCTGTGCCTGAACATTGAGTCCGAGTCCACGACCACCTTTGCATCTGCCGCTATCAGTTTTCCCCCCCCTGTTATAACAAGTGGGTTGATCTCGACGAGTTCACAGTCCTCGCCCTCAAAGACTTTGTAAAGGCTGCTGAGAATTGCCCTGAACTGTTTCCCAATCTCCTGGTCGAGCCTCAGGAATCGTACTGCCTCACGACCGATATAGTCCGAATATCCAATAAGTGGATCGATAATGGTCTTGAATATCTGGTTCTCAGGCACTGATTCAATCTCCACTCCCCCGGAAGCACTGGCAATGACCATTGGCTTCCTCTCTGCCCTGTTAAGCGCAATGCTGACATATATTTCCTTTTTAATGTCCAGCATCTCTTCAATGAGAACCTTTGTAACGGTAAGGTTTCTAATCTTTGAACCAAGTAACTCCTTAACTCCTTTTTCAAGATCTGACTGGTTCTTTGCAAATTTTATACCTCCGGATTTACCTCTTCCGCCGAGCAAAATCTGTGATTTCACGACAACCGGTTTCTCGTACTTCTTGACTGAAGTGAGACTTTCCACGACATAACCATCTGGAACAGGAACACCATATTTCCTGAAAATTTCCTTTCCCATGTATTCATAGAGATTCAATAAGTCACCATCAGGTGATACAATATTTCTAAATAAGTTTGTCCAAATCGATCAGAAAATTAAGAAAATGTCAGAAAAAGTAATTCTGGATGCTTTGAAAAATGAATAAAAATTTGGAGATCAGTATGGTGGCATTCCACCCATACCGCCCATTCCGCCCGTGCCGCCCATGCCGCCCATGCCGCCTCCAGGGGATTCAGATGCACCACTTTTCTTACTTGCAATGACATCGTCTATTCTCAGGATCATGGTAGAGACTTCAACCGCGCTCTCAATTGCGTGTTTCTTAACCCTCAGTGGATCATATACACCCGCAGCCTTCATGTCGCCAACTTTGTTATTGTACACGTCTATTCCATAGGTTGGGTGGTTCTTCTCGTGCTCTGCCTTGAGCTGTATAAGTGTGTTTATGGGGTCCATACCTGCATTTTCAGAAAGTGTCCTCGGGATA from Thermoplasmataceae archaeon includes:
- the sucD gene encoding succinate--CoA ligase subunit alpha is translated as MTVLVDKDTRVIVQGITGHQGSFHAGEMVKFGTKVVAGTSPGKGGTKFQNVDVYDTVAETMHLSPDATMISVAAPYVKDAALEAIDHGIKLVYILTEHVPFHDTMEIVQQAKRKGITLIGPNGPGITSPFLCKIGIMPNQIFKEGDVAVASRSGTLTYEIVDAITRSGFGESTVIGLGGDPVVGLTFIDVLKMFEEDEKTRKIVLVGEIGGNNEERAAEYIKSHITKKVVAYITGRSAPPGKRMGHAGAIIEKGVGTAESKIKAFNTAGVEVANYPNDIPELLK
- the sucC gene encoding ADP-forming succinate--CoA ligase subunit beta, which encodes MNLYEYMGKEIFRKYGVPVPDGYVVESLTSVKKYEKPVVVKSQILLGGRGKSGGIKFAKNQSDLEKGVKELLGSKIRNLTVTKVLIEEMLDIKKEIYVSIALNRAERKPMVIASASGGVEIESVPENQIFKTIIDPLIGYSDYIGREAVRFLRLDQEIGKQFRAILSSLYKVFEGEDCELVEINPLVITGGGKLIAADAKVVVDSDSMFRHREINIIDTEKTPLELEAQGKGYSFVELEGKIGVIANGAGLTMATLDALTLHKGKPRNFLDLGGTDNVDIVVNAFELVLKAKPNAILVNIFGGVTKCDTVATGIVAAKDRLKITQPIVVRLSGVHENEGRAILKKDGIEAFPMMMPAIERVVQISGGN
- the acs gene encoding acetate--CoA ligase, with the protein product MAEGTTNGGEVLPTGETYHPNIELYKQDYRESIEHPEAFWEKHAQILDWNRKWDKVLDDSNPPFYRWFVGGKLNASFNALDRHLHRNRRNKAAYIWVGENGEEKIVTYDGLYLRVNNFAKALKDLGVKKGDKIIIYLPMLIEAPVAMLAAARIGAVFSFVFAGFGAGALAERINDSKAKLVVTADGAFRGGKIVKLKDIVDEALVHSSTVETVVVVERTKHGIQMQEGRDLWWHDIVGTSQTYVEPEWLDSTDPLYILYTSGTTGKPKGAVHGNGGYSVWVADTLKWAFNPGEDDRWWCAADIGWVTGHSYIVFGPLFLGLTSIMYEGAITYPAPDRIWNIIEKYRVNLLYTSPTAIRTLMRYGEKYPEKHDLSSLRILGTVGEPINPAAWRWYYENIGHSNSPIIDTYWQTETGGFMIAPPLGLGLPPLKPGSATFPMPGVSPVILDEKGNPTPDGEKGYIAYERPWPGMFMTLNNDPERFKKVYFEKYPGKYFCGDYAIKDKDGYYWLLGRADEVLNVAGHRLGTIEVEDALIASNEVAESAVFGRPDPVKGEVIVAFVVVKDEFENDSDVVNKVRQRIRSDLGPVYVPEEIHIVKSLPKTRSGKIMRRVVKAVALNQLPGDISTLENSASVEEIKSAIEFFRKETS
- the argF gene encoding ornithine carbamoyltransferase — encoded protein: MKRDIISVLDMERDFQEIIDLAIRMKRDRYRTIDETRNRVLGMIFEKPSTRTRISLETAMVQLGGHAVYLNPNDMQIGRGETIADTASVISRYLDVISYRAFKHENVLELARHSRVPVINALDDREHPTQILADFMTVLEKKGRYRDLKFSYVGDGNNTSNSLLLGAALLGMDISVGCPKTNTPNKEITETARRIARENGSKVEIVESPVEAVNDADIVYTDVWISMGEESIRNEKEKLFGKYQVNDELVSHAKRDYLFMHCLPAHRGVEVTDSVASGINSVIFDEAENRMHTAKALIYTLLKY